A single genomic interval of Musa acuminata AAA Group cultivar baxijiao chromosome BXJ3-4, Cavendish_Baxijiao_AAA, whole genome shotgun sequence harbors:
- the LOC135584218 gene encoding subtilisin-like protease SBT4.3, translating to MAAYGSPPSSHLLLAILIPILLLTATADANEERKVYIVYMGHQTSSSSSTEAEHLNLLKQVLEGCAPCDSLVYSYTKSFNALAAKLLTKEMEKLAGMKGVVSVFPSKILHPRTTRSWDFLGFPATVNRNPPLESDVIVGMIDTGIWPESESFNDQGLGPPPRKWKGDCINLKCNNKIIGARYYNSLNDTSQEESPRDFNGHGTHTASTVAGKSVQGASLYGLAGGTARGGVPSARLAVYKVCWSFGCAEQDILAAFDDAIADGVDIISISIGYPFAFDYFLDVMAIGSFHAMKKGVLTSASGGNSGPYHGTVGNVAPWMLVSAASSTDRHIIDKLVTGDQRCVVGASVNTFATEKESYPFVYFGDGSFPPADCTQLDEKLVKGKIVLCGYIDDGTGAYLAGAKGAVMLNDAFLDTSFSFPLPAIAISYSNGEKLMQYINKTNNPVANIHKSEAVFDPKAPVVGSFSSRGPNTITADILKPDISAPGIDILAAWSTIGKVSGSPNDTRSVEYNIISGTSMACPHTSGAAAYVKSFHPSWSPAAIMSALMTTAKPMNPSLHPDAELAYGAGQLNPVKAVDPGLVFDAIDADYVQMLCDEGYNKSMIRIITGDDRCCSSLGPRTARDLNYPSMALHVASNESFAGNFTRSVTNVGDACSIYRVKIKADGRLKVVVNPKTLVFTKPDEKQGFVVSVSGGPMATNSTASASIVWLDGKHSVRSAMVVYTDFTT from the exons ATGGCCGCTTACGGCTCTCCACCGTCCTCACACCTTCTCCTCGCCATCCTCATACCAATCCTTCTTCTCACAGCCACTGCTGATGCCAATGAAGAAAGAAAG GTATACATTGTGTACATGGGACATCAAACCTCATCCAGTTCGTCGACCGAGGCCGAACATCTAAATCTACTTAAGCAAGTACTCGAGGGCTG TGCCCCCTGCGATTCCTTGGTCTACAGCTACACGAAGAGCTTTAATGCACTTGCAGCTAAACTCCTGACCAAAGAGATGGAAAAGCTAGCTG GAATGAAGGGTGTGGTCTCTGTGTTCCCCAGCAAAATCCTACACCCCCGCACAACCAGGTCATGGGATTTCTTGGGCTTTCCTGCAACCGTGAATCGTAATCCTCCACTGGAGAGCGATGTTATCGTCGGCATGATCGATACCGGAATCTGGCCGGAATCCGAGTCCTTCAACGATCAAGGACTCGGACCTCCGCCGCGCAAATGGAAGGGTGACTGCATAAACCTCAAGTGCAACAA CAAAATCATTGGGGCGAGATACTACAACAGCTTGAACGACACGTCGCAAGAAGAGTCTCCGCGAGATTTCAATGGCCACGGGACTCACACGGCCTCCACCGTCGCCGGGAAGAGCGTACAGGGCGCCAGCCTCTACGGCCTCGCGGGTGGCACGGCCAGGGGCGGCGTGCCGTCGGCCAGGCTCGCCGTTTACAAGGTCTGCTGGTCGTTCGGCTGCGCCGAGCAAGACATCTTGGCAGCCTTCGACGACGCCATCGCCGACGGGGTCGACATCATATCCATCTCCATCGGCTACCCCTTCGCCTTCGACTATTTCCTGGACGTGATGGCCATCGGCTCGTTCCACGCCATGAAGAAGGGAGTCCTCACCTCGGCGTCCGGCGGTAACAGCGGGCCGTACCATGGCACGGTCGGCAACGTCGCTCCATGGATGCTGGTCTCTGCAGCAAGCAGCACCGACAGGCACATAATAGACAAGCTAGTAACCGGAGATCAGAGATgcgtggtg GGGGCTTCGGTCAACACCTTCGCCACCGAGAAAGAGTCTTACCCTTTCGTATATTTTGGAGATGGAAGCTTTCCCCCAGC AGATTGCACTCAACTGGACGAGAAATTAGTGAAGGGGAAGATAGTTCTGTGTGGATACATCGATGATGGGACAGGAGCTTATCTTGCCGGTGCTAAAGGAGCAGTAATGTTGAACGATGCTTTCCTCGACACTTCCTTCTCTTTTCCTCTTCCAGCCATCGCAATTAGCTACTCTAACGGCGAGAAGCTTATGCAATACATCAACAAGACCAA TAATCCCGTGGCGAACATACACAAAAGCGAAGCAGTGTTCGATCCTAAAGCTCCTGTGGTTGGCTCCTTCTCATCCAGAGGTCCAAATACAATCACAGCTGACATCTTAAAG CCCGATATAAGTGCCCCAGGCATTGACATTTTAGCCGCCTGGTCAACGATCGGCAAAGTGTCAGGCTCCCCTAACGACACACGGTCGGTCGAGTACAACATCATCTCGGGGACTTCCATGGCCTGCCCGCACACCAGCGGTGCCGCCGCGTACGTCAAGTCGTTCCACCCGAGCTGGTCTCCTGCGGCCATCATGTCCGCGCTGATGACGACAG CGAAGCCGATGAATCCTTCGCTCCACCCTGATGCGGAATTGGCCTACGGGGCGGGGCAGCTCAACCCGGTGAAGGCGGTCGACCCCGGCCTCGTATTCGATGCCATCGACGCCGACTACGTGCAGATGCTGTGCGACGAGGGTTACAATAAGTCCATGATTAGGATCATCACCGGAGACGACAGATGCTGTTCTTCTCTCGGTCCCAGAACCGCGAGGGATCTGAACTATCCTTCCATGGCCTTGCATGTCGCATCGAATGAATCCTTCGCAGGGAACTTCACGAGATCGGTGACCAACGTCGGCGATGCGTGTTCCATATATAGAGTAAAGATCAAAGCAGATGGGAGGCTGAAAGTGGTGGTGAATCCCAAGACGTTGGTGTTCACAAAACCAGACGAGAAACAAGGATTCGTGGTGAGTGTTTCAGGAGGGCCGATGGCGACGAATTCTACAGCGTCGGCTTCGATCGTATGGTTGGACGGAAAGCACAGCGTGAGGAGCGCGATGGTTGTGTATACAGATTTCACGACTTAA